One Streptomyces fagopyri DNA window includes the following coding sequences:
- a CDS encoding acyl-CoA dehydrogenase family protein, with the protein MSANPFIESEDQEQLRATARAVIARHAPQRDVRIWDEEGSYPEHLYREIAKLGWYDIVADDEPLDGMAGLLIALCEEVGRASSDLVALLNLNISGIRDLIRWGTVEQQEKYAEPVLRGDGRFSIAVSEPDVGSDAASVATTAERVEGGWLLNGQKTYCEGAGIPGTVMELFAKTGDSGRKRDDLAVFLVPSDHPGVEIRRMPALGRNISGIYEVFLHDVLVPDEALLGEPGQGWQILKERLVLERIMISSGFLGSVGQVLDMTVEYANEREQFGKTISSYQGVTLPLAEMFVRKDAARCAVQRSAAFFDAGLPCETESTMAKFLCGQIYAEASALAVQLQGAYGYVRDHTLPMHHSDGIIARVVAGPPSVQLNFIARSMGLRGN; encoded by the coding sequence ATGAGTGCGAACCCCTTCATCGAGTCCGAGGACCAGGAGCAGTTGCGGGCCACGGCCCGCGCGGTGATCGCACGGCACGCTCCCCAGCGTGACGTGCGGATCTGGGACGAGGAGGGCTCCTACCCCGAGCACCTCTACCGCGAGATCGCGAAGCTGGGCTGGTACGACATCGTCGCGGACGACGAGCCCCTCGACGGCATGGCCGGCCTGCTGATCGCGCTGTGTGAGGAGGTCGGGCGGGCCAGTTCGGACCTGGTCGCGCTGCTGAACCTGAACATCAGCGGGATCCGCGACCTGATCCGCTGGGGCACCGTCGAACAGCAGGAGAAGTACGCCGAGCCCGTGCTGCGCGGCGACGGCCGGTTCTCCATCGCGGTCTCGGAGCCGGACGTCGGCTCGGACGCGGCGAGCGTGGCGACGACCGCGGAGCGCGTCGAGGGCGGCTGGCTGCTGAACGGGCAGAAGACGTACTGCGAGGGCGCGGGGATCCCGGGCACGGTGATGGAGCTGTTCGCGAAGACCGGCGACAGCGGCCGCAAGCGGGATGACCTCGCCGTGTTCCTGGTCCCCTCGGACCACCCGGGTGTGGAGATCCGCCGGATGCCGGCCCTGGGCCGCAACATCAGCGGGATCTACGAGGTGTTCCTCCACGACGTCCTGGTCCCCGACGAGGCCCTGCTGGGCGAGCCCGGCCAGGGCTGGCAGATCCTCAAGGAGCGGCTGGTCCTGGAGCGGATCATGATCAGCTCGGGGTTCCTGGGCAGTGTCGGACAGGTCCTGGACATGACGGTCGAGTACGCCAACGAGCGCGAGCAGTTCGGGAAGACGATCTCCTCGTACCAGGGTGTGACGCTGCCGCTCGCGGAGATGTTCGTCCGCAAGGACGCGGCGCGCTGCGCGGTGCAGCGGTCGGCGGCGTTCTTCGACGCGGGCCTGCCGTGCGAGACGGAGAGCACGATGGCGAAGTTCCTGTGCGGGCAGATATACGCCGAGGCATCGGCACTGGCGGTCCAGCTGCAGGGCGCGTACGGCTATGTCCGCGACCACACCCTGCCGATGCACCACTCGGACGGAATCATCGCGCGGGTCGTGGCCGGCCCGCCGTCGGTGCAGCTGAACTTCATCGCGCGGTCCATGGGCCTGCGCGGCAACTGA
- a CDS encoding enoyl-CoA hydratase/isomerase family protein — translation MNAVTDETPLCLSETGGGVATVTLNRPDARNAMNIPLLQQLVAALKGAREQGVGVLLLKAEGPAFCAGADVRSDDGTAMGRPGLRRQLIEEACDLVEAFPASVAAVQGPAVGGGWALAAAAVVTLAAPGAMFRFPELRLGFLPPDQTVRRLRAAVGPAAAFRLLVADERFTGDDLARLGLVDVAGAADLGHRARHLAEQFAAAPSDLVQTLRTALTT, via the coding sequence ATGAACGCCGTCACGGACGAGACACCGCTGTGCCTGTCGGAGACCGGGGGCGGCGTCGCGACGGTGACGCTGAACCGCCCCGACGCGCGCAACGCCATGAACATCCCTCTGCTCCAGCAACTGGTCGCGGCGCTCAAGGGCGCCCGCGAACAGGGAGTCGGCGTCCTGCTGCTGAAGGCCGAGGGCCCGGCCTTCTGCGCGGGTGCCGACGTGCGGTCGGACGACGGCACCGCGATGGGCCGGCCGGGCCTGCGCCGGCAACTGATCGAGGAGGCGTGCGACCTCGTCGAGGCGTTCCCCGCCTCGGTCGCCGCCGTACAGGGCCCGGCCGTGGGCGGTGGATGGGCCCTGGCCGCCGCCGCCGTGGTCACTCTGGCGGCTCCGGGCGCGATGTTCCGCTTCCCGGAGCTCCGGCTGGGCTTCCTGCCCCCGGACCAGACGGTCCGCCGCCTGCGAGCCGCTGTCGGTCCCGCCGCGGCGTTCCGGCTGCTGGTGGCAGATGAACGTTTCACCGGGGACGACCTGGCCCGGCTGGGCCTGGTCGACGTGGCCGGGGCCGCGGACCTCGGCCACCGGGCCCGGCACCTCGCCGAGCAGTTCGCGGCCGCGCCGTCGGATCTTGTCCAGACCCTTCGGACGGCTCTCACCACCTGA
- a CDS encoding LLM class flavin-dependent oxidoreductase encodes MVEVAEVAARTFETIWVTDQMQSRGVGAVLGAIAARTGAGVGTAVTFPFGRNPLEQASTMATLAEFMPAGRQVSMGIGTGGGLVSALMERQQPVGRVAELIRFCRALWRGESVRMGDYPLTCADLGLRAEGRASLDWVDDPAVRVIVAGTGPKILEMAGELADGVICASNFPSHSLAAFRSGQFDAVSNLDRLDAGRERSDRPELTRIYGVNVSVSADRDRANAAARRQAALIVSQQPHESLQQVGFEQSDYAATREAVHTGRGIAAAAELLPQHVADQLVISGTPGDCIASLAELLEYARGAGFTEAYVGAPVGPDPAEAVDLLTTEVLPELI; translated from the coding sequence ATGGTCGAGGTCGCCGAGGTCGCCGCTCGGACCTTCGAGACGATCTGGGTCACCGACCAGATGCAGTCGCGAGGAGTGGGCGCCGTCCTGGGGGCGATCGCGGCCAGGACCGGTGCGGGTGTCGGCACGGCGGTGACGTTCCCGTTCGGGCGAAACCCCCTGGAACAGGCTTCCACGATGGCCACGTTGGCCGAGTTCATGCCGGCCGGCCGCCAGGTGAGCATGGGGATCGGCACCGGCGGTGGACTGGTGAGCGCTCTGATGGAGCGGCAGCAGCCCGTCGGCCGCGTCGCCGAACTCATCAGGTTCTGCCGCGCGCTCTGGCGGGGTGAGAGCGTCCGCATGGGCGACTACCCCCTCACCTGCGCGGACCTGGGCCTGCGTGCGGAGGGCCGGGCGTCCCTCGACTGGGTGGACGACCCCGCGGTCCGGGTGATCGTGGCCGGCACGGGTCCCAAGATTCTTGAGATGGCGGGCGAGTTGGCCGACGGTGTGATCTGCGCGAGCAACTTCCCGTCACACAGCCTCGCGGCCTTCCGCAGCGGCCAGTTCGACGCGGTCAGCAACCTCGACCGCCTCGACGCCGGCCGGGAGCGCAGCGACCGCCCGGAGCTGACCCGTATATACGGGGTGAACGTGTCCGTCTCGGCGGACCGCGACCGCGCCAACGCCGCCGCCCGCCGGCAGGCCGCCCTGATCGTCTCCCAGCAGCCGCACGAGAGTCTGCAGCAGGTCGGCTTCGAACAGTCCGACTACGCGGCGACCCGCGAGGCCGTCCACACCGGCCGGGGCATCGCCGCCGCGGCCGAACTCCTGCCCCAGCACGTGGCCGACCAGCTCGTCATCTCGGGAACCCCTGGCGACTGCATCGCGTCGCTCGCCGAACTCCTCGAGTACGCCCGCGGGGCCGGCTTCACCGAGGCATACGTCGGAGCCCCCGTCGGTCCCGACCCGGCGGAAGCCGTGGACCTGCTCACCACCGAAGTCCTCCCGGAGCTCATATGA
- a CDS encoding MaoC family dehydratase, producing MTLTANGIPEIAKLAGRDLGHSEWREVTQELIDAFAAVSGDGQWIHTDVERAAAGPFGRTIAHGYMVLSWGIPMVAELLQVTGVGMALNYGVNKVRFPAPVPVGSKIRLRAEITEVREVSRGGVQVHRAFTFELEGSDKPACVAESLTHYYP from the coding sequence GTGACACTGACCGCCAACGGCATACCGGAGATCGCGAAGCTGGCCGGCCGCGATCTCGGACACTCCGAGTGGAGGGAAGTCACTCAGGAGCTCATCGACGCCTTCGCGGCGGTCTCCGGCGACGGCCAGTGGATCCACACCGACGTCGAGCGCGCGGCCGCGGGCCCGTTCGGGCGCACCATCGCGCACGGCTACATGGTGCTCAGCTGGGGCATCCCGATGGTGGCGGAACTCCTCCAGGTCACCGGCGTGGGCATGGCCCTCAACTACGGTGTGAACAAGGTGCGTTTCCCCGCGCCCGTGCCGGTCGGCAGCAAGATCCGCCTGCGCGCCGAGATCACCGAGGTGCGCGAGGTGAGCCGGGGCGGCGTCCAGGTGCACCGCGCCTTCACCTTCGAACTCGAAGGATCCGACAAGCCCGCCTGCGTCGCGGAGTCCCTCACGCACTACTACCCGTAA
- a CDS encoding IclR family transcriptional regulator has translation MAKEPSESGDGVVHDDAEQAAEVLVPAVSRTVRVLDHLVRHVDGATVTELAKSCGLAKSTASNLIRTMVSEGLIEYDSDTRRYNLGPLLVEYGVAAVTRTTPVAEARPFMERLAERTELACLAISPMPDGHFTAIAKIESRKDIKITIEIGSRFDRDAPLLSRLTDAWHDVVPAADDDARREEVRSRGFGVVFGEYAPELNVMGFPVFDRDGQPCLVISLLGMGTDLTPQDIDELAPYLVTAARAITVRSGGRVPADYPEAGPERSAG, from the coding sequence GTGGCGAAGGAGCCTTCCGAGTCCGGCGACGGGGTCGTCCACGACGATGCCGAGCAGGCAGCCGAGGTTCTCGTGCCGGCGGTGTCGCGCACGGTACGGGTACTCGACCACCTGGTCCGGCATGTCGACGGGGCGACGGTCACCGAACTCGCCAAATCGTGCGGGCTGGCCAAGAGCACGGCGTCGAACCTGATCCGGACGATGGTCAGCGAAGGTCTCATCGAGTACGACTCCGACACCCGGCGTTACAACCTGGGACCGCTGCTCGTCGAGTACGGCGTGGCAGCGGTCACCAGGACCACCCCGGTCGCCGAGGCGCGGCCGTTCATGGAGCGGCTGGCCGAGCGGACCGAGCTGGCGTGCCTCGCGATCTCGCCGATGCCCGACGGGCACTTCACCGCGATCGCGAAGATCGAGAGCCGCAAGGACATCAAGATCACCATCGAGATCGGCTCCCGGTTCGACCGGGACGCGCCGCTGCTCAGCCGGCTGACGGACGCGTGGCATGACGTCGTGCCGGCCGCGGACGACGACGCGCGCCGCGAGGAAGTGCGCTCCCGCGGTTTCGGAGTCGTCTTCGGGGAGTACGCCCCCGAGCTGAATGTCATGGGTTTCCCCGTCTTCGACCGTGACGGGCAGCCCTGCCTCGTGATCAGCCTGCTCGGCATGGGAACGGATCTCACGCCGCAGGACATCGACGAGTTGGCCCCTTACCTGGTCACCGCCGCGCGTGCCATCACGGTGCGCAGCGGCGGCCGGGTACCGGCCGACTACCCGGAGGCCGGCCCGGAGCGATCTGCCGGCTGA
- the npdG gene encoding NADPH-dependent F420 reductase produces the protein MDSHTIAVVGGTGPQGKGLALHFARAGHKVVIGSRSAGRAEEAAAEIRARVGSAVDVLGLDNKGAVEAADAVLIVVPWDGHEELVAALAPVLAGKLVISCVNPLGFDKRGAYGLDVEDGSAAEQTQRLVPDAVVVGAFHHLSAVSLWEAEGPLGHEDVLVVGDDRDAKEKVAALAATITGRPGIDGGVLRLARQLEPLTAVLININRRYKTRSGVSVSGIPA, from the coding sequence ATGGACAGCCACACCATCGCCGTTGTGGGAGGTACCGGACCACAGGGCAAGGGCCTGGCCCTGCACTTCGCCCGCGCCGGCCACAAGGTCGTCATCGGGTCGCGCTCGGCCGGGCGCGCCGAGGAGGCCGCGGCCGAGATCCGTGCGCGTGTCGGCTCGGCCGTCGACGTGCTCGGCCTCGACAACAAGGGGGCCGTCGAGGCGGCCGACGCGGTCCTGATCGTCGTGCCGTGGGACGGCCACGAGGAGCTGGTCGCGGCGCTCGCGCCGGTGCTGGCGGGGAAGCTGGTAATCAGCTGCGTCAACCCGCTCGGCTTCGACAAGCGCGGTGCGTACGGCCTGGACGTCGAGGACGGCAGCGCCGCCGAGCAGACGCAGAGGCTCGTGCCCGACGCCGTGGTCGTCGGCGCCTTCCACCACCTGTCCGCCGTCTCCCTGTGGGAGGCCGAGGGTCCCCTCGGGCACGAGGACGTCCTGGTGGTCGGTGACGACAGGGACGCCAAGGAGAAGGTCGCCGCCCTCGCCGCGACGATCACCGGCCGCCCCGGCATCGACGGCGGGGTCCTGCGGCTTGCCCGTCAGCTGGAGCCGCTCACCGCCGTCCTCATCAACATCAACCGGCGCTACAAGACCCGTTCGGGCGTCTCGGTCTCCGGGATCCCGGCATGA
- a CDS encoding acetyl-CoA C-acetyltransferase: MSEQADVVICEPLRTPIGRFGGALADQRPAGLAALLIAEIVGRTGIDPERIDEVILGHAYPTSDAPAIGRVAALDAGLPDSVTGVQVDRRCGSGLQAVLDAAMQIRSGFSDVVVAGGVDVMSAAPFYTHDVRWGVRTPSLELHDSLARGRATAGGVNHPVPGGMIETAENLRRTYSISRENQDTLAVRSQQRTAAAMAAGLFKDEIVPVTVRTRKGEVTVAEDEHPRPGTTAEQLAALRPIMGRSDPEATVTAGNASGQNDAAAACLVTTRATAERLGLTPLVRLVSFARAGVPAETMGIGPVPATRKALDRAGLTLTDMGLIELNEAFAAQVLACTRVLGLTDADHERINVNGSGISLGHPVGATGARILATLVREMHRRGTRYGLETMCIGGGQGLAAVFERITG, encoded by the coding sequence ATGTCCGAACAAGCCGATGTCGTCATCTGCGAGCCGCTGCGCACACCGATCGGCCGCTTCGGCGGCGCGCTCGCGGACCAGCGTCCGGCCGGTCTCGCGGCGCTCCTCATCGCCGAGATCGTCGGCCGCACCGGGATCGATCCCGAGCGGATCGACGAGGTGATCCTCGGCCACGCCTACCCGACCTCCGACGCCCCCGCGATCGGGCGGGTCGCCGCCCTCGACGCGGGGCTGCCCGACTCGGTCACCGGCGTCCAGGTCGACCGCCGTTGCGGATCGGGCCTCCAGGCCGTCCTCGACGCCGCCATGCAGATCCGCAGCGGCTTCAGCGATGTCGTCGTCGCGGGCGGGGTGGACGTCATGAGCGCGGCCCCCTTCTACACCCACGACGTCAGGTGGGGCGTCAGGACGCCGAGTCTCGAACTCCACGACTCCCTGGCGCGTGGCCGGGCCACCGCCGGCGGCGTCAACCACCCCGTTCCCGGGGGCATGATCGAGACCGCGGAGAACCTCCGCCGCACCTACTCCATCTCCCGCGAGAACCAGGACACCCTCGCCGTGCGCTCCCAGCAGCGCACCGCTGCCGCCATGGCGGCCGGGCTGTTCAAGGACGAGATCGTCCCCGTCACGGTGCGCACCCGCAAGGGCGAGGTCACCGTGGCGGAGGACGAACACCCCCGCCCCGGCACGACGGCGGAGCAACTGGCCGCACTCCGGCCGATCATGGGCAGGTCCGACCCGGAGGCGACCGTCACCGCGGGCAACGCCAGCGGTCAGAACGACGCGGCGGCCGCCTGCCTGGTGACCACCCGTGCCACGGCCGAGCGCCTGGGCCTGACCCCGCTGGTGCGACTGGTGTCCTTCGCCCGCGCCGGGGTGCCCGCCGAGACCATGGGGATCGGCCCGGTGCCGGCCACCCGGAAGGCCCTGGACAGGGCCGGGCTCACGCTCACCGACATGGGCCTGATCGAGCTCAACGAGGCCTTCGCCGCCCAGGTACTGGCCTGCACACGGGTGCTGGGTCTGACCGACGCCGACCACGAGCGGATCAACGTCAACGGCTCCGGCATCTCCCTCGGCCACCCCGTCGGGGCGACCGGCGCCCGGATCCTGGCCACCCTGGTGCGCGAGATGCACCGCAGGGGGACCCGCTACGGCCTGGAGACGATGTGCATCGGCGGAGGCCAGGGCCTGGCCGCGGTGTTCGAACGCATCACCGGCTGA
- a CDS encoding bifunctional FO biosynthesis protein CofGH produces the protein MPERPCEETAVTSAPVRRALARARAGKNIDRREAAALLGARGDDLASLCEVAGSVRSAGLLDAGRPGIVTYSKKVFVPLTRLCRDRCHYCTFATTPGRVEEAYLTPGQVLDIAREGARLGCKEALFTLGDRPEDRWKAAREWLDAHGYEDTLAYVRAMAILVLEETGLIPHLNPGVMSWTELQRLKPVAGSMGLMLESTARSLWSEPGGCHYGSPDKDPAVRLRTIEDASRSSIPFTTGILIGIGESAEDRVESILEIRRIARQYGAVQEVIVQNFRAKPDTAMKSVPDADLEEYLAAIAVARILLGPKMRIQAPPNLSDPNELRLLLAAGVDDWGGVSPLTPDHVNPERPWPQLERLAELTSGAGFELRERLAAQPEYIRAGSPWADARVQPHLRALADPDTGLAADVLPVGRPWQEAAAAVSSGRTDLHTAIDREGRLTTARGDFDNAFGDWQVLADQVHNLPTGVRAGAPERLDSDVADALRAAERDPAGLTDAQALALAYADGPGLDAMCRIADQVRRSAVGDTVTYVVNRNVNFSNVCYVGCRFCAFAQRETDADAYRLSLGEVGDRVEQAWAVGATEVCMQGGIDPALPSSVHHDLARAVKERCPDMHLHAFSPMEIISGASRMGISVSEWLAGAREAGLDSVPGTAAEILDDEIRWILTKGKLPAAEWIRVVKTAHGLGIPTTATMMYGHVDEPRHWVGHLRTLVDIQRETGGFTEFVPLPFVHHSSPIYLAGIARPGPTHRDNRAVHALARLLMHGYIDNIECSWVKLSPDQCEQMLRGGANDLGGTLMEETISRMAGSTNGSMKTIADIEALAAAAGRPARQRSTTYGQVSAERAEAARRFDTEVHRVVPLSVGFVR, from the coding sequence ATGCCTGAGCGTCCATGTGAGGAGACCGCGGTGACTTCCGCACCCGTACGCCGTGCACTGGCCAGGGCCAGGGCGGGCAAGAACATCGACCGCCGGGAGGCGGCGGCCCTGCTCGGGGCGCGCGGCGACGACCTGGCCTCGCTGTGCGAGGTCGCCGGGTCCGTGCGCTCCGCGGGTCTCCTCGACGCGGGGCGGCCCGGCATCGTCACCTACAGCAAGAAGGTGTTCGTACCGCTCACCCGGCTGTGCCGGGACCGGTGCCACTACTGCACCTTCGCGACCACCCCGGGCCGGGTCGAGGAGGCCTATCTCACGCCCGGGCAGGTCCTGGACATCGCCCGCGAGGGTGCCCGACTGGGCTGCAAGGAGGCCCTGTTCACGCTCGGGGACCGGCCGGAGGACCGCTGGAAGGCCGCCCGGGAGTGGCTGGACGCGCACGGCTACGAGGACACCCTCGCGTACGTGCGGGCGATGGCGATCCTGGTGCTGGAGGAGACCGGCCTGATCCCGCACCTGAACCCCGGGGTGATGAGCTGGACGGAACTGCAGCGACTGAAGCCCGTCGCGGGGTCGATGGGCCTGATGCTGGAGTCGACGGCACGGTCGCTGTGGTCGGAGCCGGGGGGCTGCCACTACGGCTCCCCGGACAAGGACCCCGCGGTGCGGCTGCGGACCATCGAGGACGCCTCCCGCAGCAGTATCCCCTTCACGACGGGGATCCTGATCGGTATCGGTGAGAGCGCCGAGGACCGGGTCGAGTCGATCCTGGAGATCCGCCGCATCGCCCGGCAGTACGGGGCGGTCCAGGAAGTGATCGTGCAGAACTTCCGGGCCAAGCCGGACACGGCGATGAAGTCGGTGCCGGACGCGGACCTGGAGGAGTACCTCGCGGCGATCGCGGTCGCGAGGATCCTGCTGGGGCCGAAGATGCGGATCCAGGCCCCGCCGAACCTGTCCGACCCGAACGAACTGCGGCTCCTGCTCGCGGCCGGCGTCGACGACTGGGGCGGCGTGTCGCCCCTGACACCCGATCACGTCAACCCCGAACGGCCCTGGCCGCAGTTGGAGCGCCTCGCGGAACTGACCTCCGGGGCCGGATTCGAACTGCGCGAACGCCTCGCCGCCCAGCCGGAGTACATCCGCGCGGGCAGCCCGTGGGCGGACGCCCGCGTCCAGCCGCACCTGCGGGCACTCGCCGACCCGGACACCGGGCTTGCCGCCGACGTGCTGCCGGTGGGCAGGCCGTGGCAGGAAGCCGCCGCGGCCGTCTCGTCCGGGCGTACCGACCTGCACACCGCGATCGACCGGGAGGGCCGCCTCACCACCGCGCGCGGCGACTTCGACAACGCGTTCGGCGACTGGCAGGTCCTGGCCGACCAGGTCCACAACCTCCCCACCGGGGTCCGTGCGGGTGCGCCGGAGCGCCTCGACAGCGACGTCGCCGACGCCCTGCGGGCGGCCGAGCGGGACCCTGCGGGCCTCACGGACGCGCAGGCGTTGGCGCTGGCGTATGCGGACGGTCCCGGGCTCGACGCGATGTGCCGGATCGCGGACCAGGTCCGCCGGTCCGCGGTCGGGGACACCGTCACCTACGTGGTGAACCGGAACGTCAACTTCAGCAACGTCTGCTACGTCGGCTGCCGGTTCTGCGCGTTCGCGCAGCGGGAGACCGACGCGGATGCCTACCGGCTGTCGCTGGGCGAGGTCGGCGACCGCGTCGAACAGGCCTGGGCCGTGGGCGCGACCGAGGTGTGCATGCAGGGCGGCATCGATCCCGCCCTGCCCAGCAGCGTCCACCACGACCTCGCCCGCGCCGTCAAGGAACGCTGCCCCGACATGCACCTGCACGCGTTCTCCCCGATGGAGATCATCAGCGGCGCGTCCCGGATGGGGATCTCCGTCTCCGAGTGGCTGGCCGGCGCGCGCGAGGCGGGGCTGGATTCCGTGCCGGGCACCGCGGCGGAGATCCTCGACGACGAGATCCGCTGGATCCTGACCAAGGGCAAGCTCCCCGCGGCGGAGTGGATCCGGGTGGTGAAGACCGCGCACGGACTGGGGATCCCCACGACCGCGACCATGATGTACGGACACGTCGACGAGCCCCGGCACTGGGTCGGGCACCTGCGGACTCTGGTCGACATCCAGCGGGAGACGGGCGGGTTCACCGAGTTCGTACCGCTGCCGTTCGTGCACCACTCCTCCCCGATCTACCTCGCCGGGATCGCCCGGCCGGGCCCCACCCACCGGGACAACCGGGCCGTCCACGCCCTCGCGCGCCTGCTGATGCACGGGTACATCGACAACATCGAGTGCTCGTGGGTCAAGCTGTCGCCCGACCAGTGCGAACAGATGCTGCGCGGGGGCGCCAACGACCTGGGCGGGACGCTGATGGAGGAGACCATCAGCCGGATGGCGGGCTCGACGAACGGGTCGATGAAGACCATCGCGGACATCGAGGCCCTCGCCGCAGCCGCCGGCCGGCCGGCCCGGCAGCGCTCGACGACCTACGGCCAGGTCAGCGCGGAACGCGCCGAAGCGGCCCGCAGGTTCGACACGGAGGTACACCGGGTCGTGCCGCTGAGTGTCGGATTCGTACGATGA
- the cofC gene encoding 2-phospho-L-lactate guanylyltransferase: MTTGRPGRAAGGAHGRAHHPADRGGHRDNRARREVRWAVVVPQKDLRLAKSRLALDSRDRQRVASALFRDTVAAAQHTPGVATVIVVVDRIQDLEPVAGLGVGHVLGTGPGLNEALRQGELAARAGHPGCGVAALPADLPLIEPALLGRALTEAGAHDRAFLPDADDEGTTLLTARPGHALGPVYGIGSREAHRRSGAVELTGPGLAALRYDLDCLAHLALVPPPARHTHLSEVLARLRPVPSLVDASYLPGAPGPPGLSGRATPPGVGRHPPQS; the protein is encoded by the coding sequence ATGACCACTGGCCGGCCCGGCCGCGCGGCCGGGGGCGCGCACGGCCGGGCCCACCACCCCGCCGACAGGGGCGGACACCGCGACAACCGTGCGCGCCGTGAGGTGCGTTGGGCCGTTGTCGTCCCGCAGAAGGACCTCCGCCTGGCGAAGAGCCGCCTCGCACTCGACTCGCGTGACCGGCAGCGGGTCGCGAGCGCCCTGTTCCGCGACACCGTGGCCGCCGCGCAGCACACGCCTGGCGTGGCCACGGTGATCGTCGTCGTCGACCGGATCCAGGACCTCGAACCCGTCGCCGGCCTCGGTGTCGGACATGTCCTCGGGACCGGCCCGGGTCTCAACGAGGCCCTGCGCCAGGGCGAACTGGCCGCCCGTGCCGGCCACCCCGGGTGCGGTGTCGCCGCGCTCCCCGCCGACCTGCCGCTGATCGAACCCGCGCTCCTCGGCCGGGCCCTGACCGAGGCCGGGGCCCACGACCGGGCTTTCCTACCCGACGCGGACGACGAGGGCACCACGCTCCTCACCGCGCGCCCCGGACACGCGCTCGGTCCCGTCTACGGAATCGGCTCCCGCGAGGCCCACCGCCGTTCCGGCGCCGTCGAACTGACCGGACCCGGCCTCGCCGCACTGCGTTACGACCTCGACTGCCTCGCCCACCTCGCCCTCGTGCCACCCCCGGCACGACACACCCACCTTTCCGAGGTCCTCGCCCGTCTGCGGCCCGTACCGTCCCTCGTGGACGCTTCGTACCTCCCCGGCGCCCCCGGCCCCCCCGGCCTCTCGGGCCGTGCCACGCCGCCGGGCGTCGGACGTCACCCGCCGCAGTCATGA
- a CDS encoding NIPSNAP family protein — translation MILELREYTALPDRTEDLHRRFADETLDLFREFGLDLRGFWHVVDDRRRIYYLCAFEDVNAAVEFWDAFRADPRWIGLKERSEAEGPLIEEIVSTYLTEPEYMAAHR, via the coding sequence ATGATCCTCGAACTGCGCGAGTACACCGCGCTGCCGGACCGGACCGAGGACCTGCACCGGCGCTTCGCCGACGAGACCCTCGACCTCTTCAGGGAATTCGGTCTCGATCTCAGGGGTTTCTGGCACGTCGTCGACGACCGACGGCGGATCTACTACCTGTGTGCGTTCGAGGATGTGAACGCGGCGGTTGAGTTCTGGGATGCCTTCAGGGCGGATCCGCGGTGGATCGGGCTGAAGGAACGCAGTGAGGCCGAGGGCCCGCTGATCGAGGAAATCGTGAGCACGTACCTCACCGAACCCGAGTACATGGCGGCTCATCGCTGA
- a CDS encoding VOC family protein, translated as MRRFWHVGLNVTDMDRTIEFYRLVGFEVVQDKELEDANLARAFMIEEGSKLRFAHMRLNNSPDEAMLDIIEWRDVPVTRERSIADTVNPGLCRFSILTDDIQGEYDRLSVAGVKFLHTPQTVMAPDGVNGWKILFAADPDGTLFHFVELVGDSAKH; from the coding sequence ATGCGTAGATTCTGGCATGTCGGTCTCAACGTCACCGACATGGACCGCACCATCGAGTTCTACCGGCTCGTGGGCTTCGAGGTCGTGCAGGACAAGGAGCTCGAAGACGCCAACCTCGCGCGGGCGTTCATGATCGAGGAGGGCAGCAAACTGCGCTTCGCGCACATGCGCCTGAACAACTCGCCCGACGAGGCGATGCTCGACATCATCGAGTGGCGCGACGTGCCGGTGACCCGCGAGCGGTCCATCGCCGACACCGTCAACCCCGGCCTGTGCCGCTTCTCGATCCTCACGGACGACATCCAGGGCGAGTACGACCGCCTGAGCGTCGCGGGCGTCAAGTTCCTGCACACCCCGCAGACCGTCATGGCCCCCGACGGGGTGAACGGATGGAAGATCCTCTTTGCGGCGGACCCCGACGGTACGCTGTTCCACTTTGTCGAGTTGGTAGGGGACTCAGCCAAGCACTGA